AATAGAATTCTGAGcaatttagatagtgagttgagatgagataagttaaaataaaattttttgaaaataaaataaaatattattttaatattatatcttaatattattattttaaaattttaaaaacttataataataaaatgagatgaaatatgtatatatatatatatatatattttatctaaacatggccttattcatattatttaacaCGTGTAAAACAACCTCAATCCTTCGTATGGCGACGGAGACAGATTGAGTTGATGCTGACGCATTGGTTGACGTTAATTGCATAAACCCAaatctctatttttatatacCAAGTGTGTGTACTTGTTTCGAAGTCGAGAACTTTTACGTTTACCCGCATGCATCaggttttaattataattatttagtcATTGTGGGTGGCTTAAGCTACAAACGAAACCTATGAGAAAatctcttaattattttttttatgtaattcttttTTGCACAACTTCTTttcagaaaagaaataaaaaggggCACGTGGAATATTAAGATACACATGCGTCAAACCAGTGTTTCCACAGTCGCTCTCCCCGCGTACGCTGCTTCAATACAGCTACCCTCGCCCTGCCACGTGTACACTTGCTTGCGCTTTGCGGCTTCCTAAAACGCGCCTCTCGAGTGTTGAGTCGTTGACCTCCTTCTTACTCCCAACAACACTCATTCAtataaatctccagccgcaaaTCCCATGCTCTCAGACAGCAAACCACAAAACATCCTCAGCAGATCGAAGAGGATAAACAAAGATTCAAGGGTTACCTTGTAGTGTAGTTTGTTAAAACTGAACACTTAAGTAACCTCCTTAAAGTAAAGAACAAACAgatttcttctttcttgtttgttgtttggttttttGGGGTTAGATTGTTGGCAGATGGTGAAGCAGACCACTGAAAAATCAGCTGAGCGAAGCGATTCCAAATACAAAGGTGTCCGGAAGCGCAAGTGGGGAAAGTGGGTGTCCGAAATCCGGCTACCAAATAGCCGGGAAAGGATTTGGTTGGGATCCTACGACTCTGCCGAGAAGGCAGCGCGTGCTTTTGATGCTGCGCTTTTTTGCCTGCGTGGCCGCACAGCGAAGTTCAATTTTCCTGAGAACCCACCGGAGATCGCCGGTGGGCGTTCTCTCACTCCAACGGAGATCCAGGTTGCGGCGTCTAGGTTCGCGAACTCGGTCGAGCCTCCGAAAAGCAGCCACTCGGATCCGACGGGTACCCACTTGTTAAATGAGTCGGCGTCACCTTCGGTGTCGGAGGGGACTGTGCAGATGGGTAGCGACGCCACTTTGGAC
This is a stretch of genomic DNA from Carya illinoinensis cultivar Pawnee chromosome 3, C.illinoinensisPawnee_v1, whole genome shotgun sequence. It encodes these proteins:
- the LOC122304251 gene encoding ethylene-responsive transcription factor ERF017, translating into MVKQTTEKSAERSDSKYKGVRKRKWGKWVSEIRLPNSRERIWLGSYDSAEKAARAFDAALFCLRGRTAKFNFPENPPEIAGGRSLTPTEIQVAASRFANSVEPPKSSHSDPTGTHLLNESASPSVSEGTVQMGSDATLDGSFLDLFRTVGSGNYAADYGIFPGFDDFTNELYAQPLPSFDYGDQENSDGIIIESSSSSSFLWNF